A genomic stretch from Algoriphagus halophilus includes:
- a CDS encoding outer membrane beta-barrel protein: MKFYLTLFFFIGASFCAFAQTYSVKGKIIDADSEQSIPNATILLLTFSDSTQVDGMISDLDGNFDIEEIKEGEYLLKVQYLGYQDLFRTIQVSKDLELGNLLLRETATELGEVTITARRSTGKQKSDTTLYNADAFKTMKDASAQSLVEKLPGVAMIDGALQAQGESIAQILVDGKPFFGGDVQTALQNLPAEVIQGIEIFDQKSEKAQLSGFDDGERLKTINIVTKPNRRKGQFGKVSAGYGTDDRYLLGASINAFNEDQRITFTGLSNNINVQNFSSDPNAQGNNRPQNGIIKTNILGVNYSDLWGEKIKVSGSYLYRNRENNGISSLFREYVTDANDGQTYTENSRNTRTNQEHRFDMRLEYNIDEKNRIVYRPRFSAANDRENSYFLGESVNIDGPLNQTENVRTADNDDFDIDNRLYYGHKFDKEGRSLTLRANAGYHWNEDLAFRRAENLYFQPTERTEIINQQISRDRTGTNWQTGISYTEPIGKHGMMEIEYEIGNRADDSDQLTFDILNEDLSGLDLELDTALSNSFESKYVRQETELGYQFRKEKVQIQIEGEYQHAKLQNDQFFPAPFDLQRTFESFLPTVRFDYKFSDNTNMELDYDTNTDAPSVQQLQGVIDNSNPLQLRTGNPNLDQSYSNRIRLRFRSRNPDTDKSWFVFAQSRLVENSIANSSYIADETTELPGGIILEKGSQLFRPVNLDGFQDFRSWVSYGMPVGFIKSNLNINGGFSYNKRPGQVNDVLSFNNSTRLSTGISLSSNISDQVDFNISTRMSFNNVENTLNSNLNNKYFNQRTRLNFSWIIWEGFVYRMDLNHQINSGLSEGFDNNFLLMNMSIGKKVFNNQRGEISLNVYDMLGQNTSVRRNVTDVYIEDVQNNVLQRYFMLTFSFNIRRFSKGMDMNDYNDMMNSGGDRRRDQDTI; encoded by the coding sequence ATGAAATTTTATTTAACTCTATTTTTTTTTATTGGAGCTAGTTTCTGCGCCTTTGCACAAACCTATTCGGTGAAAGGTAAAATCATCGATGCTGACTCCGAACAAAGTATCCCCAATGCCACAATCCTCCTTTTAACATTTTCGGATTCTACTCAAGTAGATGGAATGATTTCTGACTTGGATGGAAATTTTGACATTGAAGAAATTAAGGAAGGAGAATACCTCCTCAAAGTGCAATATTTAGGTTATCAAGATTTATTTAGAACCATTCAGGTCTCCAAGGATCTTGAATTGGGTAATCTTTTACTACGGGAGACTGCCACCGAACTAGGAGAAGTAACGATCACTGCAAGAAGATCTACGGGCAAGCAAAAAAGTGATACTACCTTGTACAATGCCGATGCATTTAAAACCATGAAAGATGCAAGTGCGCAATCTTTAGTGGAAAAATTACCTGGAGTAGCCATGATTGATGGGGCCTTGCAAGCTCAGGGAGAATCCATTGCACAGATTTTAGTGGATGGCAAACCTTTCTTTGGGGGAGATGTTCAGACTGCTCTCCAAAATTTACCTGCAGAAGTAATCCAAGGAATAGAAATTTTTGACCAAAAAAGTGAAAAGGCCCAACTCAGCGGTTTTGATGATGGGGAACGCTTAAAAACCATCAACATAGTTACAAAACCCAATAGAAGAAAAGGCCAGTTCGGAAAAGTATCGGCTGGGTATGGCACAGACGATCGCTACTTGCTAGGAGCTAGTATCAATGCCTTCAATGAGGACCAACGAATTACTTTTACAGGTCTAAGCAATAACATCAACGTCCAGAATTTCTCCTCTGATCCCAATGCGCAAGGAAATAATAGACCGCAGAACGGAATTATAAAAACCAATATTCTTGGGGTTAATTACTCAGATCTATGGGGTGAAAAAATAAAGGTTAGCGGAAGTTATCTCTATAGAAATAGGGAAAACAATGGAATTTCTTCTCTTTTTAGAGAATATGTCACTGATGCTAATGATGGTCAAACCTATACTGAAAACAGCCGAAATACCAGAACCAATCAGGAACATCGTTTTGACATGCGGTTGGAATACAATATTGACGAAAAAAACAGAATTGTTTATCGTCCAAGATTTTCTGCTGCCAATGATCGGGAAAATTCCTATTTCTTAGGAGAATCAGTCAATATAGACGGTCCGCTTAATCAGACTGAAAACGTCCGAACAGCTGACAATGATGACTTCGATATAGACAATCGATTATATTATGGTCATAAATTCGATAAGGAAGGCAGGTCACTTACCTTAAGGGCAAATGCAGGATACCATTGGAATGAGGACCTGGCTTTTAGAAGGGCAGAAAACCTTTATTTCCAACCTACGGAAAGAACAGAAATCATCAACCAACAAATTTCTAGGGACAGGACCGGTACGAATTGGCAAACGGGAATATCTTATACTGAACCTATTGGAAAGCATGGGATGATGGAAATTGAATATGAAATCGGAAACCGTGCTGATGATTCTGATCAACTTACGTTTGACATCCTAAATGAAGATCTATCTGGCTTGGATCTCGAATTGGATACCGCTTTGAGTAATAGTTTTGAAAGTAAATACGTCAGGCAAGAAACAGAACTTGGATATCAATTCAGAAAAGAAAAAGTTCAAATACAAATAGAGGGAGAATATCAACATGCAAAACTGCAAAACGATCAATTTTTCCCTGCCCCATTTGACTTACAGAGAACATTTGAAAGCTTCTTGCCGACCGTTCGATTTGATTACAAATTCTCGGACAATACCAACATGGAGTTGGACTATGATACCAACACCGATGCCCCTTCCGTTCAACAACTGCAAGGTGTAATCGATAATTCCAACCCACTTCAATTGAGAACGGGAAACCCTAATTTGGATCAATCTTATTCCAATCGAATTCGATTAAGGTTTAGGAGCAGAAATCCGGATACCGATAAATCCTGGTTTGTTTTTGCACAATCAAGATTAGTGGAAAACTCCATTGCCAATAGTTCCTATATCGCAGATGAAACCACAGAACTTCCAGGGGGAATCATCTTGGAAAAAGGATCTCAATTATTTAGACCTGTGAACCTGGATGGTTTTCAGGACTTCAGATCTTGGGTTAGTTATGGGATGCCTGTAGGATTTATCAAGTCTAATTTGAATATCAATGGTGGCTTTAGCTATAACAAGAGACCTGGTCAAGTCAATGATGTATTGAGTTTCAATAACTCTACCAGGCTGAGTACTGGTATCTCTTTGAGCAGTAATATCAGTGATCAAGTGGACTTCAATATTTCTACCAGGATGTCTTTCAACAATGTCGAAAATACCTTGAACTCCAATTTGAACAACAAATACTTCAACCAGCGAACCAGATTGAATTTCAGTTGGATCATTTGGGAGGGTTTTGTCTATCGAATGGATCTGAACCATCAAATCAATTCTGGACTTTCTGAAGGCTTTGACAATAACTTTTTACTCATGAATATGAGTATAGGAAAAAAAGTATTCAATAATCAAAGAGGAGAAATTTCACTGAATGTATATGACATGCTTGGTCAAAATACCAGTGTGAGAAGAAACGTAACGGACGTATACATTGAAGATGTTCAGAATAATGTACTCCAAAGATACTTCATGCTTACTTTCTCATTTAATATCCGAAGATTTAGCAAAGGGATGGACATGAATGATTACAACGATATGATGAATAGTGGTGGGGACCGCCGTAGGGACCAAGACACCATCTAA
- a CDS encoding glycoside hydrolase family 95 protein, with protein sequence MKRLVTLIAAFFCFYTLSFSQKSILWYTQPAEVWEEALPVGNGRLGAMVFGKPSMERIQLNEDSMWPGSRDDWGLAEGRRKDLDQVRAYLLEGDNNKADSLWVAAFSRKGITRSHQTLGDLWLDFNFEQISDYQRKLDLTTATTTTTFKSEGYDVMEEVIASMPDDAILIRLYTDHPAGFTGKIRLSRPEDEGFPTAESTSLAPNMLEMVGMATQRKGQIDSKPYPILDGVKFRTLLMAESEEGRILTEKDYLDLNGTKEVLLKLVTFTSFYNKNFESAAERAIEVIKGKSWEQSLAQHVEDYQEWFDNMELTLGNNSINEIPTDVRIERVKAGATDLYLEKLLFDYGRYLLISSSRPGSNPANLQGIWNQHINAPWNADYHLNINLQMNYWPADVTNLSKLNQPLFDFIDGAIYNGSKVAQTNFDMRGTFLPHATDLWQVPFMRAATAYWGGWVGAGGWMARHYWDHYLFTRDLRFLADRAFPAISEVAAFYSDWLVDYPGENTLVSSPSTSPENQFINSKGQSVATTMGAAMDQQIIADVFTSFLQAATILNSESRLRNKIAEQLTMLRPGVQIGEDGRILEWDQPYEEPEKGHRHMSHLYAFHPGNAITKSDTPEAFDAVRKTLEFRLANGGAGTGWSRAWLINFSARLLDGEMAHEHIQKLITNSLYINLFDGHPPFQIDGNFGYTAGVAEMLIQSHESGIIRLLPALPKAWSNGSVKGIKARGNITVDMTWENGEIVMLSLVSGINQTITIIYNGSETTVMLKKGEKFGFEMD encoded by the coding sequence ATGAAACGCCTAGTTACCCTTATTGCCGCATTTTTTTGTTTTTACACCCTAAGTTTTTCCCAAAAATCAATTCTTTGGTATACCCAACCAGCTGAGGTATGGGAAGAAGCACTACCTGTGGGCAACGGTCGTCTTGGGGCCATGGTATTTGGAAAGCCCTCCATGGAAAGAATCCAACTCAATGAAGATTCCATGTGGCCAGGGTCCCGGGATGACTGGGGATTGGCTGAGGGAAGAAGGAAGGACCTGGATCAAGTAAGAGCCTATTTGTTGGAGGGTGACAATAATAAGGCGGATTCTTTGTGGGTAGCAGCATTTTCCAGAAAAGGAATTACCAGATCTCACCAAACTTTGGGAGACCTTTGGCTTGATTTTAATTTCGAACAGATCAGCGATTACCAAAGAAAACTAGATCTTACCACTGCAACTACCACCACTACTTTTAAAAGTGAAGGATATGATGTCATGGAAGAGGTTATTGCCAGCATGCCTGATGACGCCATTCTTATCCGACTATATACGGATCATCCGGCAGGTTTTACCGGTAAAATCAGACTAAGCAGGCCTGAGGATGAAGGCTTTCCTACTGCTGAATCAACTTCACTGGCTCCCAATATGCTTGAAATGGTTGGAATGGCCACCCAACGAAAAGGACAAATCGATTCCAAACCCTACCCAATTTTGGACGGTGTGAAATTCAGAACCTTATTAATGGCGGAATCGGAAGAGGGCAGGATATTAACAGAAAAGGATTACTTAGACCTAAATGGGACCAAGGAGGTGCTCCTGAAACTGGTCACCTTCACAAGTTTTTATAATAAAAATTTTGAGTCTGCTGCAGAAAGAGCTATTGAGGTCATCAAAGGCAAGTCTTGGGAACAAAGCCTTGCCCAACATGTAGAGGATTACCAAGAATGGTTTGACAATATGGAATTAACCCTGGGCAACAATTCCATCAATGAAATCCCTACGGATGTTCGAATAGAGCGTGTAAAAGCAGGAGCTACTGATCTGTATTTGGAAAAATTACTTTTTGATTATGGGAGGTATTTGCTGATTTCTTCTAGTAGACCAGGCTCTAACCCGGCTAATCTACAAGGAATCTGGAATCAACATATCAATGCACCCTGGAATGCAGATTACCATCTCAACATCAACTTGCAAATGAATTATTGGCCAGCAGATGTCACCAACCTAAGTAAGTTAAACCAGCCACTTTTTGACTTCATCGATGGAGCCATTTACAATGGAAGCAAGGTAGCCCAAACCAATTTTGACATGCGAGGCACCTTCTTACCACATGCCACCGATTTATGGCAAGTTCCTTTCATGCGGGCCGCCACTGCTTATTGGGGAGGATGGGTCGGAGCCGGTGGCTGGATGGCAAGACATTATTGGGACCATTATTTATTTACAAGGGATTTAAGATTTTTAGCTGACCGGGCATTTCCTGCCATTTCTGAAGTGGCGGCATTTTATTCAGATTGGCTGGTCGATTATCCAGGGGAAAATACGCTTGTATCCTCTCCTTCCACTTCTCCGGAAAATCAATTTATTAATTCCAAAGGACAATCTGTTGCCACTACCATGGGGGCTGCGATGGATCAGCAAATTATAGCTGATGTATTTACCTCTTTTCTCCAGGCTGCGACGATTTTGAATTCAGAATCACGACTTAGAAATAAAATTGCTGAGCAATTAACGATGCTTCGACCGGGAGTGCAGATTGGAGAGGATGGAAGAATTCTGGAATGGGACCAACCCTATGAAGAACCAGAAAAAGGGCATAGGCATATGTCACACCTTTATGCATTTCACCCTGGTAATGCCATTACAAAAAGTGATACCCCTGAAGCTTTTGATGCAGTCAGGAAAACCCTGGAGTTTCGCTTGGCTAATGGTGGTGCTGGAACTGGATGGTCCAGAGCATGGTTGATCAATTTTTCTGCACGATTACTGGATGGGGAAATGGCCCATGAACATATTCAGAAATTAATTACCAATTCACTCTACATCAATCTTTTTGATGGACATCCCCCTTTCCAAATTGACGGAAACTTCGGATATACTGCAGGAGTGGCAGAAATGCTTATTCAATCACATGAAAGCGGTATCATCCGCCTCCTTCCTGCGCTGCCTAAAGCTTGGTCAAATGGGAGTGTAAAAGGTATCAAAGCCCGAGGGAATATTACAGTAGATATGACCTGGGAGAATGGGGAAATCGTGATGCTTTCATTAGTTTCAGGAATCAATCAAACCATCACGATCATCTATAATGGTTCTGAAACTACGGTGATGCTCAAAAAAGGTGAAAAATTTGGGTTTGAAATGGATTGA
- a CDS encoding LLM class flavin-dependent oxidoreductase — MTVPYSLLDLSIIREGFDASDAYSRSLALAQQAEELGYTRMWLAEHHNMAYVGSSAPQILIGHLAQGTKKIRLGSGGIMLPNHSPLIIAEQFGTLATLFPNRIDLGLGRAPGTDQTTATALRRGRHESVQEFPNDLDDLQQYFSEDNLDSKVRAFPAEGLNVPLYLLGSSMSSAVLASKKGLPYAFASHFAPGYLIQASRYYRENFQPSEQQKTPYFISCVNVIAADSEAEAHYLATSFFQTALGVIRGTSYPLKKPVKSMEGIWTEPEAAAIQNMMACTFIGTKESLKPQFENFFDQVQADELMISCNIYDPEKRHRSLEIAAEILN, encoded by the coding sequence ATGACAGTACCTTATTCTTTACTTGACCTTTCTATTATTCGAGAAGGATTTGACGCCTCAGATGCCTATTCCAGAAGTTTGGCTTTGGCACAACAAGCCGAAGAGTTAGGTTATACCCGTATGTGGTTAGCCGAGCATCATAACATGGCCTATGTTGGTAGTTCCGCTCCTCAGATTTTAATAGGACATTTGGCTCAAGGCACAAAAAAAATCCGTCTTGGGTCTGGGGGAATCATGCTTCCGAATCACAGTCCTCTGATTATCGCTGAACAATTTGGAACCTTGGCCACTTTGTTCCCCAATAGGATTGATTTAGGGTTAGGCAGAGCACCTGGCACTGATCAAACGACTGCCACAGCACTAAGAAGAGGACGTCACGAATCAGTACAAGAATTCCCCAATGATCTGGATGATCTTCAGCAGTATTTTTCAGAAGATAATCTTGACTCAAAAGTCAGGGCATTTCCGGCAGAAGGCCTGAATGTACCCTTGTATTTATTGGGTTCCAGTATGAGTTCTGCAGTTTTAGCTTCCAAAAAAGGATTGCCCTATGCTTTTGCCAGTCATTTTGCACCTGGCTATTTGATTCAGGCTTCTCGCTACTATCGGGAGAATTTCCAGCCTTCAGAACAACAAAAAACGCCCTATTTCATCTCTTGCGTAAATGTCATTGCTGCGGATTCTGAAGCCGAGGCACATTACTTGGCTACTTCCTTTTTCCAAACTGCCCTCGGTGTCATCAGAGGCACTTCTTACCCTCTTAAGAAACCCGTAAAAAGCATGGAAGGAATCTGGACTGAACCTGAAGCTGCTGCCATTCAAAATATGATGGCATGTACCTTCATTGGAACAAAAGAAAGTCTAAAGCCTCAGTTCGAAAACTTTTTCGATCAAGTCCAAGCTGATGAATTAATGATCAGTTGCAATATTTACGATCCCGAAAAAAGACATAGATCGCTTGAAATCGCCGCTGAAATATTGAATTGA
- a CDS encoding carbon-nitrogen hydrolase family protein, whose translation MIKRSFSFLTLLIFIWLIWSYEGRNLPLDPPEPYISVIQEINPNDSLERNIIGIQPYMVPSDYFSPERFKLKIRQYIQAASAKGFIRKNTVILFPEYIGTWLFMIREKHALAEKQTLKEAISTLIFSNVFDYFLGYIKTGDESDKSISAILRMKSRQMAQVYYDTFSELSKETQTHIVAGSIILPGPYVSDEGLSVENQKELYNVSFVFGPDGKILGAPIFETYPNTEELKFITEPELKSVQTFQFPFSKASVIISEDSWYSAPFKQVDSESPDLVLVPSYQLGDGSMEKLWKGYHRRPSPEFVNESDTSQLTNREAYYKYGLPRHLQNTSPSVGLSVFLRGEFWELGTDGQPLAIVNDSSLQVSPAEKAGIWSLNY comes from the coding sequence ATGATTAAAAGAAGCTTCAGTTTCCTTACACTACTAATATTTATCTGGCTTATTTGGTCTTATGAAGGAAGAAACTTGCCCTTAGACCCTCCAGAACCCTATATCTCTGTAATCCAGGAAATCAATCCCAATGATTCTTTAGAGCGAAATATTATCGGGATTCAGCCTTACATGGTTCCTTCAGATTACTTTAGCCCTGAACGATTTAAACTAAAAATCCGGCAATATATCCAAGCCGCATCAGCAAAAGGGTTCATAAGAAAAAATACCGTCATCCTTTTTCCAGAATACATTGGAACTTGGCTATTTATGATTCGTGAGAAACATGCATTAGCTGAAAAACAGACGCTCAAAGAAGCTATATCTACCCTGATCTTTAGCAATGTATTTGATTACTTCTTGGGTTACATTAAAACTGGAGATGAAAGTGACAAATCGATTTCTGCGATCCTTCGGATGAAATCCAGACAAATGGCGCAGGTGTATTATGATACATTCAGTGAACTATCCAAAGAAACCCAAACACATATAGTTGCAGGTTCTATTATCCTCCCAGGCCCTTATGTTTCAGATGAAGGGCTGTCGGTTGAAAATCAAAAAGAATTATACAATGTATCATTTGTATTTGGCCCAGATGGAAAAATATTGGGTGCCCCAATTTTTGAAACTTACCCCAATACAGAAGAGTTGAAGTTTATTACAGAACCAGAGTTAAAATCAGTTCAAACTTTTCAATTTCCATTTTCAAAAGCCTCTGTTATTATTTCGGAAGACAGTTGGTACTCTGCACCTTTTAAACAAGTGGATTCTGAATCTCCAGACTTAGTTTTGGTACCTTCGTATCAATTAGGAGATGGTAGTATGGAGAAGCTTTGGAAAGGCTATCATAGAAGACCAAGTCCAGAATTTGTAAATGAATCAGATACAAGTCAACTGACAAACCGGGAAGCGTATTACAAATATGGGTTACCTAGGCACCTCCAAAATACCAGCCCATCAGTGGGATTAAGTGTATTCTTAAGAGGTGAGTTTTGGGAATTGGGAACGGATGGTCAACCTTTAGCAATAGTCAATGATTCCAGCCTACAAGTGAGTCCGGCAGAAAAAGCTGGGATTTGGTCCCTAAATTATTAA
- a CDS encoding TlpA family protein disulfide reductase has product MDWKKEIKSWAVMGAIVAFLYFTGLLPVIIGGLQSVLLSTGLIKPNIEVPDLTEETFDYRGQFMDFEGKRINLEDYKGKTLFINLWASWCGPCRAEMPHISELYKSVKNEPNLEFLMIGVDNDIEKSRKLIESKSWSFPSAHASFGLNPSLQSEAIPTTLVVNPEGKIIFYQQGMSNFNTPEFKEFLVSQ; this is encoded by the coding sequence ATGGATTGGAAAAAAGAAATAAAAAGCTGGGCTGTGATGGGTGCAATCGTTGCCTTTCTCTATTTTACTGGATTGCTCCCTGTAATCATTGGAGGACTTCAATCGGTACTTCTATCTACTGGGTTAATCAAACCGAATATTGAAGTCCCTGACCTTACCGAGGAAACATTTGATTACCGAGGTCAATTCATGGATTTTGAAGGCAAGAGAATCAATCTGGAGGATTATAAAGGAAAAACGCTATTCATCAATCTTTGGGCTTCTTGGTGTGGACCATGTCGTGCTGAAATGCCTCATATTTCCGAGCTCTATAAGTCAGTAAAAAATGAGCCAAATCTTGAGTTTTTGATGATTGGAGTGGACAATGATATTGAGAAAAGTAGGAAACTTATTGAAAGTAAATCTTGGAGCTTTCCATCAGCTCATGCTAGTTTTGGCCTAAACCCTAGTTTACAGAGTGAGGCGATTCCAACTACCTTAGTGGTCAACCCAGAAGGAAAAATTATTTTTTACCAACAAGGGATGAGCAATTTTAACACCCCGGAATTTAAAGAGTTTCTAGTTTCACAGTAA
- a CDS encoding Tex family protein, whose translation MNYEIKIAAELNIRPEQVKATIGLLDEGGTVPFISRYRKEATGTLDEVQVAGIRDRVLQLRELDKRKEAVLKSIEEQGKLTPELKSKVQEAETMAKLEDIYLPYKPKRRTKATIAKEKGLEPLAELIFSQESIPLESEAEKFVDQEKEVSNVEEALQGARDIMAEWINEHAELRQKMRKLFLEQGVFSSKVIPGKEQEAIKYKDYFDWSEPIHSAPSHRVLAMRRGEKELFLMLDAVPEEALALAQMEKMILADEANTSVDQVKLAIKDCYKRLLKPSMETEIRLLTKKKADEEAIKVFTENLKQLLLGAPLGQKSVMAIDPGFRTGCKLVCLGPQGQFLHYEAIYPHEPQRRTAEAGMSIKGLVEKYSIQAIAIGNGTAGRETETFVKSLGLPKSVIVTMVNEAGASIYSASDVAREEFPDLDLTVRGAVSIGRRLMDPLAELVKIDPKSIGVGQYQHDVDQNALKHALDDTVMSAVNGVGVEVNTASKQLLTYVSGLGPVLAQNIIEFRNENGPFKSRSQLKKVPRLGDKAYEQAAGFLRISEAKHPLDRSAVHPERYDLVEKMAQDVNASVSDLMSSEELRSKIILKNYVSETVGLPTLQDILDELAKPGRDPRETFEVFAFEESVNSIGDLKTGMKLPGVVTNITAFGAFVDVGVHQDGLVHLSHLADRFVKDPNEIVTVNQKVMVTVMEVDIPRKRIGLSMKSDPFAERGKKMEKTQHKPKRKEEEGTMAEKLAMLKKQFGK comes from the coding sequence ATGAATTACGAGATTAAAATTGCCGCTGAACTCAATATCAGACCAGAACAGGTCAAAGCCACCATTGGCTTGCTGGATGAAGGTGGTACGGTGCCCTTTATTTCCCGATACAGAAAAGAGGCAACTGGAACCCTTGATGAAGTCCAGGTAGCTGGAATCCGAGATAGGGTATTACAATTGAGGGAATTGGATAAGAGGAAAGAGGCAGTGTTGAAATCCATTGAGGAGCAAGGGAAATTGACGCCGGAATTAAAGTCTAAAGTTCAGGAGGCCGAAACCATGGCCAAGCTGGAAGATATTTACCTTCCTTACAAACCCAAAAGAAGGACCAAAGCAACGATTGCCAAGGAAAAGGGACTGGAACCATTGGCTGAATTGATTTTTTCTCAGGAATCTATCCCACTCGAATCTGAAGCAGAGAAGTTTGTGGACCAAGAAAAGGAAGTTTCAAATGTAGAAGAGGCCTTGCAAGGAGCCAGAGATATCATGGCTGAATGGATCAATGAACATGCTGAGTTGAGACAAAAGATGCGAAAGCTTTTCTTGGAACAAGGTGTGTTTTCTTCAAAAGTGATCCCTGGAAAAGAGCAGGAAGCCATCAAGTATAAAGATTACTTCGATTGGTCTGAACCCATACATTCGGCTCCTTCCCATCGTGTGTTAGCGATGAGAAGAGGAGAAAAGGAGTTATTCCTGATGTTGGATGCCGTTCCTGAAGAGGCATTGGCCCTAGCCCAAATGGAAAAGATGATTTTGGCCGATGAGGCCAATACTTCCGTGGACCAGGTGAAACTGGCTATAAAAGATTGTTATAAAAGACTGTTGAAGCCAAGTATGGAAACTGAAATCCGACTTTTGACCAAGAAAAAAGCGGATGAGGAAGCCATCAAAGTATTTACAGAGAACCTGAAGCAACTATTATTGGGGGCACCTCTTGGCCAAAAGTCAGTCATGGCTATAGATCCTGGATTCAGAACGGGTTGTAAATTGGTCTGCCTTGGACCCCAAGGACAATTTTTGCATTATGAGGCCATTTATCCGCATGAACCACAACGCAGAACTGCAGAAGCAGGAATGAGTATCAAGGGTTTGGTGGAAAAGTATTCCATTCAGGCCATTGCCATCGGAAATGGAACTGCTGGAAGGGAAACAGAAACCTTCGTAAAAAGCTTGGGGCTACCAAAATCAGTGATTGTTACCATGGTCAATGAAGCTGGAGCTTCTATCTATTCTGCATCAGATGTAGCTAGAGAAGAATTTCCGGATTTGGATTTGACAGTAAGAGGAGCAGTTTCTATAGGTAGGAGGTTGATGGATCCATTGGCAGAATTGGTGAAAATAGATCCAAAATCCATTGGTGTTGGACAATACCAACATGATGTAGATCAGAATGCCCTCAAACATGCGTTGGATGATACCGTGATGTCGGCAGTAAATGGAGTGGGAGTGGAGGTGAATACAGCTTCCAAACAATTGTTGACCTATGTCTCTGGTTTAGGACCTGTATTGGCCCAAAATATCATTGAATTCAGAAATGAGAATGGTCCGTTTAAGAGCCGGTCTCAATTGAAAAAAGTGCCAAGGTTAGGGGATAAAGCGTATGAGCAAGCCGCTGGATTCCTTCGAATTTCAGAAGCGAAACATCCCTTGGATAGATCCGCAGTTCACCCGGAACGATATGATTTGGTAGAAAAAATGGCTCAAGATGTCAATGCCTCAGTCTCAGACTTAATGAGTTCGGAAGAATTACGTTCCAAAATTATCTTGAAAAACTACGTGTCTGAGACGGTTGGGTTACCTACTCTTCAAGATATCTTGGATGAATTGGCAAAACCTGGAAGAGATCCTAGAGAGACCTTTGAAGTCTTTGCCTTTGAGGAATCAGTAAATAGTATTGGAGATTTGAAGACTGGGATGAAATTACCAGGTGTGGTGACCAATATAACGGCATTCGGAGCTTTTGTGGATGTAGGAGTTCATCAGGATGGGTTGGTTCACCTAAGTCATCTGGCAGATCGATTTGTGAAAGATCCCAATGAAATCGTAACAGTAAATCAGAAGGTCATGGTGACCGTGATGGAGGTGGATATTCCGAGAAAAAGAATTGGGCTGAGCATGAAATCAGATCCTTTCGCAGAAAGAGGAAAAAAAATGGAGAAAACCCAGCACAAACCCAAAAGGAAAGAGGAGGAAGGGACCATGGCAGAAAAATTGGCCATGTTGAAAAAGCAGTTTGGTAAGTAA